From the Sphingomonas suaedae genome, one window contains:
- the lepB gene encoding signal peptidase I: MAEELALKGEDEHRRTGTDWWAEARGIFWLVLAVLGFHSLVAKPFYIPSESMMPALLVGDRLVVTKYPYGYSYVTPTFHILPFIDGRLFGSLPKRGDIVIVTPTDARTDYIKRVIGLPGDLVEMHGGILYINGKAVERERLGMRALKVDDNLKCDPDHYPGALGRDATGALVCNVQIVRETLPDGASYDTIDIGPTTADNFAPLRVPAGHVWLMGDNRDNSADSRMTIAQSGLGGAVPIENIGGRAEFITFSLDGSASWNPLSWAGSFRSGRAGNSLHPDRPEE; encoded by the coding sequence ATGGCCGAGGAGCTGGCGTTGAAGGGCGAGGACGAACACCGCCGGACCGGGACCGACTGGTGGGCCGAGGCGCGCGGCATTTTCTGGCTCGTCCTTGCGGTGCTCGGATTCCACAGCCTGGTCGCCAAGCCCTTCTACATCCCGTCGGAATCGATGATGCCCGCGCTGCTCGTCGGCGATCGGCTGGTGGTGACCAAATATCCCTATGGCTATAGCTACGTCACCCCGACCTTCCATATCCTCCCCTTTATCGACGGACGGCTGTTCGGCAGCCTGCCCAAGCGCGGCGACATCGTCATCGTCACGCCGACCGATGCGCGCACCGATTATATCAAGCGCGTGATCGGCCTGCCGGGCGATCTTGTCGAGATGCATGGCGGGATTCTCTATATCAACGGCAAGGCGGTGGAGCGCGAGCGGCTGGGAATGCGTGCGCTCAAGGTCGACGACAATCTGAAGTGCGATCCGGACCATTATCCCGGCGCGCTGGGCCGCGACGCAACCGGAGCGCTGGTGTGCAATGTCCAGATCGTGCGGGAGACGTTGCCGGATGGCGCCAGCTACGACACGATCGACATCGGTCCGACCACGGCGGACAATTTCGCGCCGTTGCGCGTTCCGGCGGGCCATGTCTGGCTGATGGGCGACAATCGCGACAACAGCGCCGACAGCCGCATGACGATTGCGCAGAGCGGGCTGGGCGGCGCGGTGCCGATCGAAAATATCGGCGGCCGCGCCGAATTCATCACCTTCAGCCTGGACGGCAGCGCAAGCTGGAACCCGCTCAGCTGGGCCGGATCCTTCCGATCGGGCCGGGCGGGCAATTCGCTCCATCCTGATCGCCCGGAGGAATAA
- a CDS encoding Panacea domain-containing protein, with protein sequence MRDSRSVANRFLDLALERGDAVTPMQLLKLVYIAHGWMLGLHGRPLIRDEVEAWQYGPVIPRLYNAIRRFRSQPVEGPLSAENAALDATEDSIVRQVYDIYGNRSGPALSRLTHQKGSPWDAVYDHGSYGTVIPNDLIEDHYARLAKKAAA encoded by the coding sequence ATGCGCGATAGTCGATCAGTGGCCAACCGCTTCCTCGATCTAGCACTGGAACGCGGTGACGCGGTCACTCCCATGCAACTTTTGAAGTTGGTGTACATCGCTCACGGATGGATGCTCGGGCTTCACGGCAGGCCGTTGATCCGTGACGAGGTTGAGGCTTGGCAATATGGGCCGGTTATTCCGCGGCTATATAATGCAATCCGCCGTTTTCGGAGTCAGCCAGTTGAAGGCCCGTTGTCCGCGGAGAACGCTGCGCTGGATGCGACGGAAGACAGCATCGTTCGGCAAGTCTATGATATCTATGGTAACCGGTCCGGGCCTGCCCTCTCTCGTTTGACGCACCAGAAGGGTAGCCCGTGGGATGCGGTCTACGACCACGGGTCTTATGGAACCGTCATTCCCAACGATTTGATCGAAGATCACTACGCTAGACTCGCTAAGAAAGCTGCGGCTTGA
- the acpS gene encoding holo-ACP synthase, giving the protein MIIGIGSDLCNIERIQSSLDRFGMRFEQRVFTDVELRKAARRPMGYAATLAKRFAAKEAFSKAVGTGFKSGVFMRDIGVVNAPSGAPTLALTGGAKARLDAMTPPGHVVKVHLTLTDDHPWAQALVVIEALPRAAE; this is encoded by the coding sequence ATGATCATCGGCATCGGCTCCGACCTCTGCAACATCGAGCGCATCCAGTCATCGCTCGACCGGTTCGGAATGCGCTTCGAACAACGCGTCTTCACCGATGTCGAATTGCGCAAGGCGGCGCGGCGGCCGATGGGCTATGCCGCAACGCTCGCGAAGCGGTTCGCCGCCAAAGAGGCTTTTTCCAAGGCGGTGGGGACCGGATTCAAATCCGGCGTGTTCATGCGCGACATCGGCGTGGTCAATGCGCCGTCGGGCGCGCCGACCCTGGCGCTGACCGGCGGGGCAAAGGCGCGGCTTGACGCGATGACCCCGCCCGGTCACGTCGTGAAGGTGCATCTGACGCTCACCGATGACCATCCCTGGGCACAGGCGCTAGTGGTGATCGAGGCGTTGCCCCGGGCGGCGGAATGA
- a CDS encoding pyridoxine 5'-phosphate synthase, with amino-acid sequence MSGHLRLGVNIDHVATVRNARGSGYPDPVRAALLAAEAGADGITAHLREDRRHITDDDIARLATELTIPLNLEMAATDEMLAIALRHRPHAACIVPERREERTTEGGLDAAGQHNVLAPMVSELRGANIRVSLFIEPDPAQIEAAIRLGAPVVELHTGRYCELEGEARTAELRRIADAAALAAKNGIEVHAGHGLTFDNVVPIAAIPQLAELNIGHFLIGEAIFDGLAPVVKRMRDLMDEAR; translated from the coding sequence ATGAGCGGCCATCTGCGCCTGGGCGTGAACATCGATCATGTCGCCACCGTGCGGAATGCGCGGGGCAGCGGCTATCCCGATCCGGTGCGTGCGGCTTTGCTGGCGGCGGAGGCGGGAGCAGACGGGATCACCGCGCATCTGCGCGAGGATCGACGGCACATCACCGATGACGATATCGCCCGGCTGGCGACCGAACTGACGATCCCGCTGAACCTCGAAATGGCGGCGACCGACGAGATGCTGGCAATCGCGCTGCGTCACCGCCCGCACGCCGCCTGCATCGTGCCCGAACGGCGCGAGGAGCGCACGACCGAGGGCGGGCTGGATGCGGCGGGGCAGCATAATGTGCTCGCACCGATGGTGTCCGAACTCAGGGGCGCGAATATCCGCGTGTCGCTGTTCATCGAACCCGATCCCGCACAGATCGAGGCGGCGATCCGGCTCGGCGCGCCGGTCGTGGAGCTTCATACCGGCCGTTATTGCGAGCTGGAGGGCGAGGCGCGCACCGCCGAGCTGCGCCGCATCGCCGACGCCGCCGCGCTGGCCGCTAAGAACGGGATCGAGGTTCATGCGGGGCACGGCCTGACCTTCGACAATGTCGTGCCAATCGCGGCGATCCCGCAGCTCGCCGAACTCAATATCGGCCATTTTCTGATCGGCGAGGCGATCTTCGACGGGCTGGCGCCGGTGGTAAAGCGGATGCGCGACCTGATGGACGAAGCGCGGTGA
- the pyrE gene encoding orotate phosphoribosyltransferase: MTEDEVLDEFRAAQALLEGHFILSSGLRSPRYLQCARVLMHPARAARLAQAVAGQIPADLRARISAVVSPAMGGVIAGQEVARALNVDAMFVERPTGTFELRRGFALEPGQQVLMMEDVVTTGLSSREAIRAIAHAGGEVIAAASLVDRSNGTVDLGVPFFPLIRLDVPSYAPDALPPELAAIPAVKPGSRAAA, translated from the coding sequence GTGACCGAGGACGAGGTTCTGGACGAATTCCGGGCGGCGCAGGCGCTGCTTGAGGGGCATTTCATCCTGTCGTCGGGGCTTCGCAGCCCTCGCTACCTGCAATGCGCACGCGTGCTGATGCACCCGGCGCGCGCCGCGCGGCTGGCGCAAGCGGTGGCGGGACAGATTCCCGCCGATCTGCGCGCACGGATCAGCGCGGTCGTCTCCCCGGCGATGGGCGGCGTGATCGCCGGGCAGGAGGTCGCGCGCGCGCTGAACGTCGATGCGATGTTCGTCGAACGCCCCACCGGCACCTTCGAACTGCGGCGCGGATTTGCGCTGGAGCCGGGACAGCAGGTGCTGATGATGGAGGATGTCGTCACCACCGGGCTTTCGTCGCGCGAGGCGATCCGAGCGATCGCGCACGCCGGGGGCGAGGTGATCGCAGCGGCGAGCCTGGTCGACCGGTCGAACGGCACCGTCGATCTCGGCGTTCCCTTCTTCCCGCTGATCCGCCTGGACGTTCCGAGCTATGCGCCCGACGCGCTTCCGCCCGAGCTGGCGGCGATCCCGGCCGTCAAGCCGGGAAGCCGGGCGGCGGCGTGA
- the coxB gene encoding cytochrome c oxidase subunit II, with the protein MGYNDTMRMDGLKAIVLAAGLALAGGMTAQAQQAPAAPVVGAPEAPAPVAVESPAAAAAPAATTPADPLLNADGTHKNGPTEAVGQPVDGKLGIQPQVTQLGQRAANFHNYLLLPIIVVISIFVLLLLGWTILRYRRARNPVPSKTTHNTMIEIVWTLVPVLILAVIAWPSISLLAKQFKPAPDNAVTIKAIGNQWYWSYEYPDHGGISITANMLKEKDEVAAGARFRTDTDGPRLLAVDNRIVVPVGTPIRIIATANDVIHSWAIPAFWIKIDAVPGRLNETSFTVDKPGVYFGQCSELCGARHAYMPIVVEAVEPAVFAQWIAAKGGTMPAANTPSAAAPAQPGSDAADATATPLEGTVPTGNDTIEATAAGATTNQAATGNTDQ; encoded by the coding sequence ATGGGGTACAACGACACGATGCGCATGGATGGATTGAAGGCGATCGTCCTGGCTGCGGGCCTGGCGCTGGCCGGGGGCATGACGGCTCAGGCGCAGCAGGCACCTGCGGCACCGGTTGTCGGCGCGCCCGAGGCACCCGCACCGGTTGCGGTCGAATCGCCCGCGGCCGCAGCGGCGCCCGCTGCGACGACGCCCGCCGATCCGTTGCTCAATGCCGACGGCACGCACAAAAATGGCCCGACCGAAGCGGTTGGTCAGCCGGTCGACGGCAAGCTGGGCATTCAGCCCCAGGTGACCCAGCTGGGTCAGCGCGCCGCGAACTTCCACAATTATCTGCTGCTGCCGATCATCGTGGTGATCTCGATCTTCGTCCTGCTGCTGCTCGGCTGGACGATCCTGCGCTATCGCCGCGCGCGCAATCCGGTGCCGTCGAAGACCACGCACAACACGATGATCGAAATCGTGTGGACGCTGGTGCCGGTGCTGATCCTGGCGGTCATCGCCTGGCCGTCGATCTCCCTGCTCGCCAAGCAGTTCAAGCCTGCGCCCGATAACGCCGTGACGATCAAGGCGATCGGCAACCAATGGTATTGGTCCTACGAATATCCCGACCATGGCGGCATTTCGATCACCGCGAACATGCTGAAGGAAAAGGATGAGGTTGCGGCGGGCGCACGGTTCCGCACCGATACCGATGGCCCGCGCCTGCTCGCGGTCGACAACCGCATCGTCGTGCCGGTCGGCACCCCGATCCGCATCATCGCCACGGCGAATGATGTGATCCACAGCTGGGCGATTCCCGCTTTCTGGATCAAGATCGACGCGGTCCCAGGCCGCCTGAACGAGACCAGCTTCACCGTCGACAAGCCGGGCGTCTATTTCGGTCAGTGCAGCGAGCTGTGCGGCGCGCGCCATGCCTATATGCCGATCGTGGTCGAGGCGGTTGAGCCCGCCGTGTTCGCGCAATGGATCGCGGCCAAGGGCGGCACGATGCCGGCGGCCAATACGCCGTCCGCCGCCGCCCCGGCCCAGCCGGGCAGCGATGCGGCCGACGCCACCGCGACCCCGCTGGAGGGCACCGTTCCCACCGGCAACGACACGATCGAAGCGACCGCCGCGGGCGCGACCACCAATCAAGCCGCCACCGGCAACACGGACCAGTAA
- a CDS encoding AI-2E family transporter has product MSDARDDVNVTRSPGPNEMRDPVMRAEMRRASVWFGLAIAVALVVLLIQPLLLIFAGLVVASMLDGGARLIRRYIPIPRGLALSIVVIAVVAFIGGVFYLTGVEIATQAEQLRATLEAQALRIGAWLTELGIVPGAQDLAGLAQQALGSVGRVTSLIGGALGAIASFFLVLVIGLFVAMEPRLYERGLQWMVPMGSRDQFAITVARMARTMRILLAGRLLGMVFEGIVTWILLSIAGVPMALLLGILTGMLAFIPNIGAFISGVLMVAVGFSAGPTEGLWAIAIYFGVQTFDGYVLLPLVAKRTVDMPPALTVSSQILMSTLFGFLGLALADPIVAMIKVALERRSEQAIAAGFGRDGDDGPAPDPLASEPESANA; this is encoded by the coding sequence GTGAGCGACGCGCGGGACGATGTGAATGTCACCCGGTCCCCCGGCCCCAACGAAATGCGCGATCCGGTGATGCGCGCGGAGATGCGGCGCGCATCGGTATGGTTCGGCCTCGCCATCGCCGTCGCGCTGGTTGTTCTGCTGATCCAGCCGCTGCTGTTGATCTTTGCGGGACTCGTCGTCGCATCGATGCTGGACGGCGGGGCAAGGCTGATCCGTCGCTATATCCCGATCCCGCGCGGGCTGGCGCTCAGCATCGTCGTGATCGCGGTGGTCGCCTTTATCGGCGGCGTTTTCTACCTTACCGGGGTCGAGATCGCGACCCAGGCCGAACAGTTGCGCGCGACGCTGGAGGCGCAGGCGCTGCGCATCGGCGCATGGCTGACCGAACTCGGCATCGTTCCGGGCGCGCAGGATCTTGCCGGGCTGGCGCAGCAGGCGCTGGGGTCGGTGGGTCGGGTCACGTCGCTGATCGGCGGCGCACTGGGCGCGATCGCCAGCTTTTTCCTCGTCCTCGTCATCGGCCTGTTCGTCGCGATGGAGCCGCGTCTGTACGAGCGCGGCCTGCAATGGATGGTGCCCATGGGATCGCGCGACCAGTTTGCGATCACCGTCGCCCGGATGGCGCGCACCATGCGGATTCTGCTCGCCGGGCGCCTGCTCGGCATGGTGTTTGAAGGGATCGTTACCTGGATTCTTCTGTCGATTGCCGGGGTGCCGATGGCGCTGCTGCTGGGCATCCTCACCGGTATGCTCGCCTTCATCCCCAATATCGGCGCGTTCATCTCAGGCGTGCTGATGGTCGCGGTGGGCTTCAGCGCGGGACCGACCGAGGGTCTGTGGGCGATCGCCATCTATTTCGGGGTGCAGACATTCGACGGCTATGTGCTGCTTCCGCTCGTCGCCAAACGCACCGTCGATATGCCCCCGGCGCTCACCGTCTCGTCGCAGATCTTGATGAGCACATTGTTCGGCTTTCTCGGCCTTGCACTGGCCGACCCGATCGTGGCGATGATCAAGGTCGCGCTGGAGCGCCGTTCGGAACAAGCGATCGCGGCGGGCTTTGGACGCGATGGGGATGACGGCCCCGCCCCCGACCCCCTCGCCTCCGAACCGGAGTCCGCCAACGCATGA
- a CDS encoding cytochrome c oxidase assembly protein produces the protein MNLALPIDRKLRTALLAVLGVVAMTGVAFASVPLYRLFCQVTGFGGTTQRADDAPGAVDAKVTVAFDSNISPALTWKFKPEVASDKIAIGARDMAFYIATNTGTVPVTGTATYNVTPAQAGKYFTKIECFCFTEQTLQPGESVRMPVIYYVDPKILTDPDTKDVEKITLSYTFYPVDSAKPKG, from the coding sequence ATGAACCTCGCTCTTCCCATCGATCGCAAGCTGCGCACCGCGCTGCTCGCCGTGCTCGGCGTCGTCGCGATGACTGGCGTCGCGTTTGCCAGCGTGCCGCTCTACCGACTCTTCTGCCAGGTCACCGGCTTTGGCGGGACGACCCAGCGCGCCGACGACGCCCCCGGCGCGGTCGATGCCAAGGTCACCGTCGCGTTCGATTCGAACATCAGCCCCGCGCTGACCTGGAAGTTCAAACCCGAGGTCGCGTCCGACAAGATCGCCATCGGCGCGCGCGACATGGCGTTCTATATCGCGACCAACACCGGTACCGTACCGGTCACCGGCACCGCGACCTACAATGTCACCCCGGCCCAGGCGGGCAAATATTTCACCAAGATCGAGTGTTTCTGCTTCACCGAGCAGACGCTGCAACCCGGTGAAAGCGTCCGGATGCCGGTGATCTATTATGTCGACCCGAAGATCCTGACCGATCCGGATACGAAGGACGTCGAAAAGATCACGCTTTCCTACACATTTTACCCAGTGGATTCCGCCAAGCCCAAAGGCTAG
- a CDS encoding heme o synthase: MSVANHALTIPADWRDFLALTKPRVMSLVVFTGLCGMLAAPAPIHPVIGFTAILCIALGAGAAGALNQWYEADLDGKMKRTQGRPLPAGRMDRQSALHFGVAVAALSVILMGLAVNYVAAGILLLSILFYVLVYTVWLKRRTPQNIVIGGAAGAFPPLIGWAAAMGDVALLPVLLFGLVFLWTPPHFWALALFVKTDYANAGVPMLPVVAGERATRAQIGLYTIPMAAVAVAPWPLGLTGALYGIVSIVTTALFALLALQVATRMAVEGDAMKPEKRLFAYSISYLFILFGAVAADRWFA; the protein is encoded by the coding sequence ATGTCCGTCGCCAACCACGCCCTGACCATCCCCGCCGACTGGCGCGATTTTCTCGCGCTGACCAAGCCGCGGGTGATGAGCCTTGTCGTGTTTACCGGGCTGTGCGGGATGCTCGCGGCACCCGCGCCGATCCATCCGGTGATCGGCTTTACCGCGATCCTCTGCATCGCGCTGGGGGCGGGCGCGGCGGGGGCGCTCAACCAATGGTATGAGGCGGACCTCGACGGCAAGATGAAGCGGACGCAGGGTCGCCCGCTGCCCGCCGGGCGGATGGATCGCCAGTCGGCGCTGCATTTCGGGGTCGCCGTCGCCGCGCTGTCGGTGATCCTGATGGGGCTTGCGGTGAACTATGTCGCGGCGGGCATATTGCTGCTGTCGATCCTGTTCTACGTGCTGGTCTATACTGTCTGGCTCAAGCGGCGGACGCCGCAGAATATCGTTATCGGCGGCGCGGCCGGGGCGTTTCCGCCGCTGATCGGCTGGGCCGCGGCGATGGGGGATGTGGCGCTGCTCCCCGTGCTCCTGTTCGGCCTCGTCTTCCTGTGGACCCCGCCCCATTTCTGGGCGCTCGCGCTGTTCGTGAAGACCGATTATGCCAATGCGGGTGTGCCGATGCTGCCCGTGGTGGCGGGCGAAAGGGCGACGCGGGCGCAGATCGGCCTCTACACGATTCCCATGGCGGCGGTGGCGGTCGCGCCCTGGCCGCTCGGGCTGACTGGCGCGCTGTACGGAATCGTTTCGATCGTCACGACGGCGCTGTTCGCACTGCTGGCGCTCCAGGTCGCGACGCGGATGGCGGTCGAGGGGGATGCGATGAAGCCCGAAAAGCGGCTGTTCGCCTATTCGATCTCCTATCTCTTCATCTTGTTCGGCGCGGTCGCGGCGGATAGGTGGTTCGCATGA
- the ctaD gene encoding cytochrome c oxidase subunit I, which yields MTDAARDAHAFQAHDDHHHDADHKPGFFARWFLSTNHKDIGTLYLIFAIVAGIIGGGISGIMRLELAEPGIQHLGWIAEFVHGGPQTFDESLHFWNVLITAHGLIMVFFMVMPAMIGGFGNWFVPIMIGAPDMAFPRMNNLSFWLLIPAFLLLLASPFFGGGAGVGWTVYAPLSTYGEPGPAVDMAILSLHLAGASSILGAINFITTIFNMRAPGMTLHKMPLFVWSVLITAFLLLLALPVLAAAITMLLTDRNFGTTFYDPAGGGDPVLYQHLFWFFGHPEVYIMILPGFGIISQIVATFSRKPVFGYLGMAYAMVAIGVVGFVVWAHHMFTTGMSVNVKMYFTAATMIIAVPTGIKIFSWIATMWGGSMSFKTPMVWAIGFIFMFTVGGVTGVVLANGGVDDYMHDTYYVVAHFHYVLSLGAVFGLFAGFYYWFPKMSGKMYSELLGQLHFWVFFVGVNVLFFPQHFLGLQGMPRRYPDYPDAYAHWNEISSYGYLIMLAGMAIFFANLFWSLAAGKKAPDNPWGEGATTLEWTLSSPPPFHQFETLPVIDDDKHH from the coding sequence ATGACCGACGCAGCACGCGACGCGCACGCCTTCCAGGCGCATGACGACCACCATCACGATGCGGATCACAAGCCCGGTTTTTTCGCGCGCTGGTTCCTGTCGACCAATCACAAGGACATCGGCACGCTGTACCTGATCTTCGCGATCGTCGCGGGGATCATCGGCGGCGGTATTTCGGGCATCATGCGCCTCGAGCTGGCCGAGCCGGGCATCCAGCATCTCGGCTGGATCGCGGAATTCGTCCATGGCGGCCCGCAGACCTTTGATGAATCGCTGCACTTCTGGAACGTGCTGATCACGGCGCACGGCCTGATCATGGTGTTCTTCATGGTCATGCCGGCGATGATCGGCGGCTTCGGCAACTGGTTCGTCCCGATCATGATCGGTGCGCCGGACATGGCGTTCCCGCGCATGAACAACCTGTCCTTCTGGCTGCTCATCCCGGCCTTCCTCCTGCTCCTCGCCTCCCCCTTCTTCGGTGGTGGCGCGGGCGTGGGCTGGACGGTCTATGCCCCGCTCTCCACCTATGGCGAGCCGGGTCCGGCGGTCGATATGGCGATCCTGTCACTCCACCTCGCGGGCGCCAGCTCAATCCTGGGTGCGATCAACTTCATCACCACCATCTTCAACATGCGCGCGCCGGGCATGACCCTGCACAAGATGCCGCTGTTCGTGTGGTCGGTGCTGATCACCGCCTTCCTGCTGCTGCTCGCGCTGCCGGTTCTGGCGGCGGCGATCACCATGCTGCTGACCGACCGTAACTTCGGCACCACCTTCTACGATCCCGCCGGCGGCGGCGATCCGGTGCTGTACCAGCATCTCTTCTGGTTCTTCGGCCACCCCGAAGTGTACATCATGATCCTGCCGGGCTTCGGCATCATCAGCCAGATCGTCGCGACGTTCAGCCGCAAGCCGGTGTTCGGCTATCTCGGCATGGCATACGCAATGGTCGCGATCGGCGTGGTCGGCTTCGTCGTATGGGCGCACCACATGTTCACGACCGGCATGAGCGTGAACGTGAAGATGTACTTCACCGCCGCGACGATGATCATCGCGGTGCCCACCGGCATCAAGATCTTCTCGTGGATCGCGACGATGTGGGGCGGATCGATGAGCTTCAAGACCCCGATGGTCTGGGCGATCGGCTTCATCTTCATGTTCACCGTGGGCGGCGTGACCGGCGTGGTGCTCGCGAACGGCGGCGTCGACGACTATATGCACGACACCTATTATGTCGTCGCGCACTTCCACTATGTGCTCTCGCTGGGCGCAGTGTTCGGGCTGTTCGCCGGCTTCTATTACTGGTTCCCGAAAATGTCGGGCAAGATGTACAGCGAGCTGCTCGGCCAGCTGCACTTCTGGGTGTTCTTCGTCGGCGTGAACGTGCTGTTCTTCCCGCAGCATTTCCTGGGCCTTCAGGGTATGCCGCGCCGCTATCCCGACTATCCGGATGCCTATGCCCATTGGAACGAGATTTCGTCCTATGGCTATCTGATCATGCTGGCGGGCATGGCGATCTTCTTCGCCAACCTGTTCTGGTCGCTGGCCGCGGGTAAGAAGGCGCCAGACAATCCCTGGGGCGAAGGCGCGACGACGCTGGAATGGACCTTGTCCAGCCCGCCGCCGTTCCACCAGTTCGAAACGCTGCCGGTGATCGACGACGACAAGCATCACTGA
- a CDS encoding serine hydrolase domain-containing protein: protein MKIALAALLLQAATAQTAPPIDAQAVDALVEASEFSGDIRIADAQGGGWGWVGTLPQPARGGEDGATWRWASVTKQVVAVLVMQEVVAGRVELDRPIAAYLPGFRSANAATVTVRQLLQHRSGLPNPDDSPVGTGGFPSYYQPGYAGSRDPLAGYCAGPVKGAPGGDWSYNNCDYSVLGALLEAVTGTPWAALVEQRIARPLKIDFLAAYPGERYTRIGMIEGKPEPAIDLASYGAAAGLYGSVDALARFDLALMDGTLLPKDALAVLWKGDPALGYMALGQWAFEAPLKGCDKPVRIIERRGGVGGVEVRNFILPEIGRAVIAFSDRAPFDFGEVWQGTGFSHDLLSAAACGKRIRE from the coding sequence GTGAAGATAGCGCTCGCCGCGCTGCTGCTGCAGGCAGCAACGGCGCAGACGGCGCCCCCGATCGACGCACAAGCAGTGGACGCGTTGGTCGAGGCGTCGGAATTCAGCGGTGATATCCGGATCGCCGATGCGCAGGGCGGCGGCTGGGGTTGGGTCGGGACGCTCCCGCAGCCCGCGCGCGGGGGCGAGGACGGCGCGACCTGGCGCTGGGCGTCGGTCACCAAACAGGTCGTCGCCGTACTGGTGATGCAGGAAGTCGTCGCTGGACGAGTCGAGCTCGACCGCCCGATCGCCGCCTATCTCCCCGGATTTCGCAGCGCCAATGCCGCGACGGTGACGGTCCGCCAGCTGCTCCAGCACCGCTCCGGCCTGCCCAATCCGGACGACAGCCCGGTAGGGACCGGCGGCTTTCCGTCCTATTATCAGCCCGGCTACGCCGGCAGCCGCGATCCGCTGGCCGGCTATTGCGCGGGACCGGTCAAGGGCGCGCCGGGCGGCGACTGGTCGTACAATAATTGCGACTATTCGGTGTTGGGCGCGCTGCTGGAGGCGGTGACCGGCACGCCCTGGGCCGCGCTGGTCGAGCAGCGCATCGCCAGGCCGCTGAAGATCGATTTCCTCGCCGCCTATCCCGGCGAGCGCTATACCCGCATCGGCATGATCGAGGGCAAGCCGGAACCCGCGATCGATCTGGCGAGCTACGGCGCGGCGGCCGGGCTGTATGGATCGGTCGACGCTCTCGCCAGATTCGATCTGGCGCTGATGGACGGGACGCTGCTCCCAAAGGACGCGCTGGCCGTGCTGTGGAAGGGCGATCCTGCCCTGGGCTATATGGCGCTGGGGCAATGGGCGTTCGAGGCCCCGCTCAAGGGTTGTGACAAGCCGGTCCGAATCATCGAGCGACGCGGCGGGGTCGGCGGGGTCGAGGTGCGCAACTTCATCCTGCCCGAGATCGGTCGCGCCGTGATCGCCTTTTCCGACCGCGCGCCGTTCGACTTTGGCGAGGTGTGGCAGGGCACCGGCTTTTCGCATGATCTGTTGAGTGCCGCAGCGTGCGGCAAGAGGATTCGGGAATGA
- a CDS encoding cytochrome c oxidase subunit 3, which translates to MAGAKNHDYHILPPSPWPMLSSLAALWLAAGGLMYMKEHPAGFWVMLSGLAAVLFCMASWWVDVIKEANAGDHTPVVQLHLRYGMILFIASEVMFFVGWFWAWFDFALFPVAMNVTEHGSVVDLVQGAVATFPPKGMEVLPAFELPLLNTFILLLSGTTVTWAHHGLIHNQRGGALRGLWGAIGVGENDVVKKGLWLTIILGLIFSGIQAYEYAHAPFVFGKTNYSSAFYMATGFHGFHVIVGTIFLMVCLLRAYQGDFTPRQHFGFEAAAWYWHFVDVVWLFLFVAVYVWGSAGAPVHGG; encoded by the coding sequence ATGGCAGGCGCCAAGAACCACGATTACCACATTCTCCCGCCCAGCCCGTGGCCGATGCTCAGCTCGCTCGCCGCCCTGTGGCTGGCGGCGGGTGGCCTGATGTACATGAAAGAGCATCCGGCGGGCTTCTGGGTGATGCTCTCGGGCCTTGCCGCCGTGCTGTTCTGTATGGCGTCCTGGTGGGTCGACGTGATCAAGGAAGCCAATGCAGGCGACCATACCCCGGTGGTCCAGCTGCACCTGCGCTATGGCATGATCCTGTTCATCGCGTCGGAAGTCATGTTCTTCGTCGGCTGGTTCTGGGCGTGGTTCGATTTCGCGCTGTTCCCGGTGGCGATGAACGTCACCGAACATGGCAGCGTGGTGGATCTGGTGCAGGGCGCGGTCGCGACCTTCCCGCCCAAGGGGATGGAAGTCCTCCCCGCGTTCGAACTGCCGCTGCTCAACACCTTCATCCTGCTGCTGTCGGGCACCACGGTGACCTGGGCGCATCACGGCCTGATCCACAATCAGCGTGGCGGTGCGCTGCGCGGCCTGTGGGGCGCGATCGGCGTGGGTGAGAATGATGTGGTGAAGAAGGGCCTGTGGCTCACCATCATCCTCGGCCTGATATTCTCGGGCATCCAGGCCTATGAGTATGCGCACGCGCCGTTTGTGTTCGGCAAGACCAATTATTCGTCGGCCTTCTACATGGCGACCGGCTTCCACGGCTTCCACGTCATCGTCGGCACGATCTTCCTGATGGTCTGCCTGCTCCGCGCCTATCAGGGCGATTTCACCCCGCGCCAGCATTTCGGCTTCGAAGCGGCGGCCTGGTACTGGCACTTCGTCGACGTGGTGTGGCTGTTCCTGTTCGTCGCCGTCTATGTCTGGGGCAGCGCCGGGGCGCCGGTCCATGGCGGCTGA